A DNA window from Brassica napus cultivar Da-Ae chromosome C1, Da-Ae, whole genome shotgun sequence contains the following coding sequences:
- the LOC106445301 gene encoding NADPH-dependent aldehyde reductase-like protein, chloroplastic, with product MAAQSQLLPIAGRVAIVTGSSRGIGRAIAIYLAELGARVVVNYTTKSYDAELVAAEINGLPAITGNGPRAIVVQANVSEPSQVKSLFDAAERAFESPVHILVNSAGVLDPKYPSIANTSVEDFDRTFSVNTKGAFLCSKEADNRLKQGSGGRIILLTSSMTRGLKPGFGAYAASKAAVETMVKILAKELKGTGITANCVAPGPIATEMFFEGKSSEVVEKIAAENPFGRVGEVKDVVPLVGFLAGDGGEWINGQIIPVNGGYV from the exons ATGGCTGCACAGTCTCAATTGCTTCCTATCGCCGGGAGAGTCGCCATTGTCACCGGCTCTTCTCGCGGTATCGGGAGAGCGATAGCGATCTACCTCGCTGAACTCGGTGCGAGAGTCGTCGTGAATTACACAACTAAATCATATGACGCAGAGCTCGTCGCGGCGGAGATCAACGGTCTTCCCGCCATTACCGGAAACGGACCAAGAGCGATCGTGGTTCAGGCCAACGTTTCAGAGCCAAGCCAGGTGAAATCTCTGTTCGATGCGGCGGAGAGGGCCTTCGAGTCACCGGTTCATATTCTGGTTAACTCGGCGGGAGTACTCGATCCCAAGTACCCTTCGATCGCAAACACATCAGTCGAAGATTTTGATCGCACGTTCAG TGTCAATACAAAAGGGGCGTTTCTTTGCAGCAAGGAAGCTGACAATAGGCTCAAACAAGGAAGCGGTGGTCGGATCATACTCCTCACATCTTCCATGACCCGAGGTTTGAAGCCTGGATTCGGCGCCTATGCAGCATCGAAAGCAGCTGTGGAAACGATGGTCAAGATCCTTGCGAAAGAGCTCAAAGGAACAGGGATCACTGCAAACTGCGTAGCTCCGGGACCTATAGCCACCGAGATGTTCTTCGAAGGGAAGAGCTCGGAGGTTGTGGAGAAGATAGCCGCAGAGAATCCTTTTGGGAGAGTCGGCGAAGTCAAAGACGTGGTGCCTCTCGTTGGGTTCTTGGCTGGTGATGGTGGTGAATGGATCAACGGTCAGATCATTCCTGTTAATGGTGGATATGTGTAA
- the LOC106445304 gene encoding LOW QUALITY PROTEIN: disease resistance protein TAO1 (The sequence of the model RefSeq protein was modified relative to this genomic sequence to represent the inferred CDS: inserted 1 base in 1 codon), whose protein sequence is MDLYLILVIIATLLCSRIFSFVYGKFRVQENKIIAYSSSSPSPPSPKSTLPRNCIHDVFPSFHGKDVRKSFLSHLLKECGIKGINLFIDNEITRGEFIGPELKKAIQGSRIAIVLLSKRYASSSWCLDELVEIMKCKEDLGQTVMPVFCEVDPTDVKKQAGEFGKVFKETCKGKTNEVTRKWSEALAKVATLAGYHSKNWDNDAKMIEDIAIDVANKLFNSSPSRDFDELIGMEAHMEKISRVLRTDLDEVRMIGIWGPAGIGKTTIARCLFNQLSHTFQYSVFLMNVKAMCTPPVCSDDYNVKLLLQQKFLSQLLNQKEDLKISHLGVAQERLNDKKVLVVLDNVDRLVQLEAMAKKTGWFGNGSRIIIXTQDRKILKAHGITDIYKVDFPSDCEAIQMFCMYAFGQKSPEDGFENLVWEVTRLVGKLPLGLRVMGSHFREMSKQEWENELPELWRCLDGEIESILMFGYNALSQENKDLFLHIACFFNAEWKEKVAEHLSTRFSNMRKRLNVLAEKSLISLESGVVSMHDLLVQLGRDIVRKQSSEPGQRRFLVDKRENCEVLADDAAGSGNVIGITFFYRGEINVSERAFEGMSNLQFLRFRVERDGGGDALHLFGGASYLSRKLRLLDWSKFPMTCLHCIPNPELLVELIMVCSKLEKLWEGTKPLTNLKWVNLSDSKNLKDVSSLSTATSLEELNLSGCSSLVELPSSIGNAIHLKKLDLSGCSSLVELPSSIGNAIHLKKLHLSGCSSLVELPSSIGNATNLQFLSLNRCSTLVELPSSLGNAIGNLEELDFSDCSSLVRVPSSIGNATNLQELDFSRCSSLVELPASIGNLHVLHMSYNENLKEFPHVLDIMTDLVMSNTEIQEIPPWINRISRLHRLVLSGCKELLSLPHLPSSLSELDAEYCESLERLDCSFLNQKIDLNFANCFKLNKEARDVIIQTSTYQFSILPGKEMPNYFNYQANGGSLVMTFNERPFPSPMICKACILLVRKDEVEAGIGQIVYVNHGIKQNSLDVPCNPSYHTLDRLLSEHLYIFEFEADVTSDELCFEFEIDCYDWMIKECGVHYLNTS, encoded by the exons ATGGATCTTTACCTTATCCTTGTGATAATTGCTACGCTTTTGTGTAGTagaatcttttcttttgtttatggaAAGTTCAGAgtccaagaaaacaaaataattgcttattcttcttcatcaccatctccaccatctccCAAGTCAACTTTGCCTCGTAACTGCATACACGATGTCTTCCCTAGCTTCCACGGAAAAGACGTCCGTAAATCCTTTCTCAGTCATCTTCTCAAGGAGTGTGGGATCAAAGGAATCAACCTGTTCATCGATAACGAGATCACTAGAGGAGAGTTTATCGGCCCTGAGCTCAAGAAGGCAATCCAAGGATCAAGAATAGCGATTGTGTTGCTCTCGAAAAGATACGCTTCTTCATCGTGGTGTCTTGACGAGTTAGTGGAGATTATGAAGTGTAAGGAAGATTTAGGTCAAACGGTGATGCCAGTTTTCTGTGAAGTGGATCCAACTGATGTCAAGAAGCAGGCCGGTGAGTTTGGGAAAGTTTTCAAAGAAACTTGTAAAGGTAAAACAAATGAGGTTACTAGGAAATGGAGTGAAGCTCTAGCAAAAGTGGCCACCCTTGCTGGTTACCATTCAAAGAACTG GGATAATGATGCAAAAATGATCGAAGATATTGCCATTGATGTTGCAAACAAGTTGTTTAACTCCTCGCCATCAAGAGATTTCGACGAATTAATTGGGATGGAAGCTCACATGGAGAAGATTTCGCGGGTTTTACGCACAGATTTGGATGAAGTGAGGATGATAGGGATTTGGGGGCCCGCTGGGATTGGCAAGACCACCATTGCTAGGTGTCTGTTCAATCAACTCTCCCATACTTTTCAATACAGTGTCTTTCTGATGAATGTCAAAGCAATGTGTACGCCACCGGTTTGTTCAGACGACTACAATGTGAAGTTGCTTTTGCAGCAAAAGTTTTTGTCTCAACTACTCAACCAGAAGGAGGATCTCAAGATTTCTCACTTGGGAGTTGCACAAGAAAGACTGAATGACAAGAAAGTTCTTGTTGTTCTTGATAACGTTGATCGGTTAGTACAACTAGAAGCCATGGCCAAAAAAACTGGGTGGTTTGGTAATGGAAGTCGGATTATCA ACACGCAAGATCGAAAGATTTTGAAGGCACATGGGATCACTGATATTTACAAGGTTGATTTTCCGTCAGACTGTGAGGCTATTCAGATGTTTTGTATGTATGCTTTTGGTCAAAAGTCCCCTGAAGATGGTTTTGAGAACCTCGTATGGGAAGTTACAAGACTCGTCGGTAAACTCCCTTTGGGACTAAGGGTTATGGGATCTCATTTTCGTGAAATGTCCAAGCAGGAGTGGGAGAATGAACTACCAGAGCTATGGAGATGCCTTGATGGAGAAATTGAGAGCATTTTGATGTTCGGTTATAACGCATTAtctcaagaaaataaagatttgtttcTTCATATAGCCTGCTTTTTCAACGCTGAGTGGAAAGAGAAAGTGGCAGAGCATCTTTCAACGAGATTTTCTAATATGAGGAAACGGCTTAACGTCTTAGCTGAGAAGTCTCTCATATCTTTGGAAAGTGGAGTTGTGAGTATGCATGATCTGCTAGTCCAGCTGGGTAGAGATATTGTCCGCAAACAGTCCAGTGAGCCTGGACAACGCCGGTTTCTGGTCGATAAAAGAGAGAATTGTGAAGTACTGGCTGATGATGCAGCG GGTAGTGGAAATGTTATTGGCATAACGTTCTTCTATAGAGGCGAAATAAATGTGAGTGAGAGAGCCTTTGAAGGAATGTCTAATCTCCAGTTCTTAAGATTCAGAGTGGAACGTGATGGTGGAGGAGATGCATTGCATCTATTTGGTGGAGCAAGCTATTTATCTCGTAAACTTAGATTACTAGATTGGAGCAAATTTCCGATGACATGTTTGCATTGTATTCCCAACCCAGAGCTCCTCGTGGAACTAATCATGGTTTGCAGCAAACTTGAGAAGTTGTGGGAAGGAACTAAA CCGCTTACCAATCTCAAGTGGGTGAATCTGAGTGATTCAAAAAACTTGAAGGATGTTTCTAGTCTCTCAACTGCCACTAGTCTAGAGGAATTAAATCTCAGTGGATGTTCAAGTTTAGTGGAGCTTCCCTCTTCTATTGGAAATGCCATTCATCTCAAGAAGTTGGATCTCAGTGGATGTTCAAGTTTAGTGGAGCTTCCCTCTTCTATTGGAAATGCCATTCATCTCAAGAAGTTGCATCTCAGTGGATGTTCAAGTTTGGTAGAGCTTCCTTCCTCTATTGGGAATGCAACTAATCTCCAGTTTCTGTCTCTTAATCGTTGTTCAACGTTGGTGGAGCTTCCCTCTTCTCTTGGGAATGCCATAGGAAACCTAGAGGAATTGGATTTTAGTGATTGCTCAAGTTTAGTGAGAGTCCCTTCCTCTATTGGAAACGCCACTAATCTCCAGGAATTGGATTTTAGTAGATGCTCAAGTCTTGTGGAACTTCCTGCCTCTATTGGAAACCTTCATGTCTTGCATATGTCATACAACGAGAACCTCAAGGAGTTCCCTCATGTTCTTGACATCATGACAGATTTGGTCATGAGCAACACAGAAATACAAGAGATTCCTCCTTGGATCAATAGAATCTCTCGTCTTCATCGTCTTGTACTCAGCGGATGCAAAGAGCTTTTGTCACTCCCACATCTTCCAAGTTCATTATCAGAGCTAGACGCAGAATATTGTGAGTCTCTGGAGAGACTAGACTGCTCCTTTCTTAATCAAAAGATTGATCTCAACTTCGCCAACTGCTTCAAACTGAATAAAGAAGCGAGAGATGTCATCATCCAGACATCGACTTATCAATTTTCCATCTTACCCGGTAAAGAAATGCCTAACTACTTCAATTATCAAGCTAATGGAGGTTCCCTAGTAATGACGTTCAACGAGAGGCCTTTCCCTTCACCAATGATATGTAAGGCTTGCATCTTGCTAGTCCGTAAAGATGAGGTTGAAGCTGGTATAGGACAAATCGTGTATGTAAATCATGGGATCAAACAGAATAGCCTCGATGTCCCGTGCAATCCAAGTTACCACACTCTGGATCGCCTTTTATCGGAACATCTATACATCTTTGAGTTCGAAGCAGACGTGACTTCAGACGAGCTTTGCTTTGAGTTTGAGATCGACTGTTACGACTGGATGATAAAAGAATGTGGAGTGCATTACCTTAATACCAGTTGA
- the LOC106447908 gene encoding NADPH-dependent aldehyde reductase-like protein, chloroplastic, producing MAAQSQTLPLAGRVAIVTGSSRGIGRAIAIHLAELGARVVVNYTTKSSDAELVAAEINGLPAITGNGPRAIVVQANVSEPSQVKSLFDAAEKAFESPVHILVNSAGVLDPKYPSIANTSVEDFDRTFSVNTKGAFLCSKEAANRLKQGGGGRIILLTSSMTRGLKPGFGAYAASKAAVETMVKILAKELKGTGITANCVAPGPIATEMFFEGKSSEVVEKIAAENPFGRVGEVKDVVPLVGFLAGDGGEWINGQIIPVNGGYV from the exons ATGGCTGCACAGTCGCAAACGCTTCCTCTCGCCGGGAGAGTCGCCATAGTCACCGGCTCTTCTCGCGGTATCGGGAGAGCGATAGCGATCCACCTCGCTGAACTCGGTGCTAGAGTCGTCGTCAATTACACAACCAAATCGTCTGACGCAGAGCTCGTCGCGGCGGAGATCAACGGTCTTCCCGCCATTACCGGAAACGGACCAAGAGCGATCGTGGTTCAGGCCAACGTTTCAGAGCCAAGCCAGGTGAAATCGCTTTTCGATGCTGCGGAGAAGGCCTTCGAGTCACCGGTTCATATTCTGGTTAACTCGGCTGGAGTCCTCGATCCCAAGTACCCTTCGATCGCAAACACATCAGTCGAAGATTTTGATCGCACGTTCAG TGTCAACACGAAAGGGGCGTTTCTTTGCAGCAAGGAAGCTGCTAACAGACTCAAACAAGGAGGTGGTGGTCGGATCATACTCCTCACATCTTCCATGACCCGAGGTTTGAAGCCTGGATTCGGCGCCTATGCAGCATCAAAAGCAGCTGTGGAAACGATGGTCAAGATTCTTGCGAAAGAGCTCAAAGGAACAGGGATCACTGCAAACTGTGTTGCTCCGGGACCCATAGCCACCGAGATGTTCTTCGAAGGGAAGAGCTCGGAGGTTGTGGAGAAGATAGCCGCAGAGAATCCTTTTGGGAGAGTCGGCGAAGTCAAAGACGTGGTGCCTCTCGTTGGGTTCTTGGCTGGTGATGGTGGTGAATGGATCAACGGTCAGATCATTCCTGTTAATGGTGGTTATGTGTAA
- the LOC125580108 gene encoding vegetative cell wall protein gp1-like, with amino-acid sequence TLPGGPSPRAPSSRPGTLSSPGHPLLARAPSPRVPSPRVPQVPSPRVPSPRPLPGPSVLRAPLSSRPAGASLPLAPLASPAALHPLRLFWLEADGSLGLFRLSQSLSQSPWTVCPAGASPCGRLFSLGHPLLARAPSPRPGTLSSGALSPGAPGALSPGALSPGALSPGALSPPSPRAVRPAGASLLSSCGRLSPAAQLAPLAAGWPLPRRRILSASSGWRPTAASASFASLSLSLSLPGPSVLRAPLPAGAPLPARRS; translated from the exons ACTCTCCCCGGGGGGCCCTCTCCCCGGGCACCCTCTTCTCGCCCGGGCACCCTCTCCTCGCCCGGGCACCCTCTCCTCGCCCGGGCACCCTCTCCTCGGGTGCCCTCTCCCCGGGTGCCCCAGGTGCCCTCTCCCCGGGTGCCCTCTCCCCGCCCTCTCCCCGGGCCGTCCGTCCTGCGGGCGCCTCTCTCCTCTCGTCCTGCGGGCGCCTCTCTCCCGCTTGCGCCGCTGGCCTCTCCCGCGGCGCTGCATCCTCTCCGCCTCTTCTGGCTGGAGGCCGACGGCAGCCTCGGCCTCTTTCGcctctctcagtctctctctcaGTCTCCCTGGACCGTCTGTCCTGCGGGCGCCTCTCCCTGCGGGCGCCTCTTCTCGCTCGGGCACCCTCTCCTCGCCCGGGCACCCTCTCCTCGCCCGGGCACCCTCTCCTCGGGTGCCCTCTCCCCGGGTGCCCCAGGTGCCCTCTCCCCGGGTGCCCTCTCCCCGGGTGCCCTCTCCCCGGGTGCCCTCTCCCCGCCCTCTCCCCGGGCCGTCCGTCCTGCGGGCGCCTCTCTCCTCTCGTCCTGCGGGCGCCTCTCTCCCGCGGCGCAGCTTGCGCCGCTGGCCGCGGGCTGGCCTCTCCCGCGGCGCCGCATCCTCTCCGCCTCTTCTGGCTGGAGGCCGACGGCAGCCTCGGCCTCTTTCGcctctctcagtctctctctcaGTCTCCCTGGACCGTCTGTCCTGCGGGCGCCTCTCCCCGCGGGCGCGCCTCTCCCCGCG AGAAGAAGCTAG
- the BNAA01G33820D gene encoding DUF724 domain-containing protein 2 isoform X1, with the protein MGFYYTRYCWWSTVLRIGGDGCHIFIFRQQTMKRGYEIEVSSDEEGFKGSWFRAILEDPLPKSENKKLNVSLLANDGSSSTTLKTTYRRFLRPIPPESLFTAAVEFEEGCVVEASLRGGWWTGVVFKKINDEEVWVYFDSPPDLLQFKTGQLRQHFDWVKQKWVRPQNKVFVSKKSRFRCGTMVEMKVDDNVDVWVPSVIVKEMVNRKSFVVKPLKYISWNDEGEEPKPNRTVGLNSIRLTPPTVSVKSFGLMESVEVFIEPGWRPGMVTSILCDDMYTVCLKATDKTLVFKHHAIRPSEETIAKLVLQNTSEVNAAINPQMSLSLGENGEKEVPEEHNREDDSRKKKRVEVEHTSDLGEEGTIRKRQREHNLSSIPVVEEPQAKDTTMVLPFAKKSPFWKILETSEGFQRAPQSPHFSPLVGESKEQFREGQAIGMMVTHFSLLESFKDLEPYVSVSELNSLKVSFAELTKHGFEVSAPLARINKLLALKDRQLKTMEERNGLDREIMALKEGVGEMEHKILELERQQVA; encoded by the exons ATGGGCTTTTATTATACGAGATATTGTTGGTGGTCCACTGTTCTCCGGATTggaggtgacgggtgtcacatttTTATTTTCCGACAACAGACAATGAAGAGAGGCTATGAGATTGAAGTCTCCTCCGACGAAGAAGGCTTCAAAGGGTCGTGGTTCAGAGCAATTCTCGAAGACCCTCTGCCTAAATCCGAAAACAAAAAGCTGAATGTCTCTTTGCTAGCCAACGATGGCTCCTCCTCCACTACTCTGAAAACCACTTACCGGAGATTCCTCCGGCCGATTCCGCCGGAAAGTCTGTTCACGGCGGCGGTGGAGTTTGAAGAAGGGTGTGTAGTGGAGGCGTCTCTGAGAGGTGGGTGGTGGACTGGTGTGGTTTTCAAGAAGATAAACGATGAGGAAGTTTGGGTTTACTTCGATTCTCCACCGGATCTGCTCCAGTTCAAGACAGGACAGCTCAGACAACACTTTGACTGGGTCAAACAAAAATGGGTCAGACCACAAAACAAG GTTTTTGTGAGTAAGAAGTCAAGATTTAGATGTGGGACCATGGTGGAAATGAAAGTTGATGATAATGTTGATGTGTGGGTACCATCGGTGATTGTTAAGGAGATGGTAAACAGAAAGAGTTTCGTTGTGAAGCCTTTGAAATACATTAGCTGGAATGATGAAGGTGAAGAGCCAAAACCAAACAGAACCGTTGGTTTAAACAGCATCAGGCTCACACCGCCGACTGTTTCTGTTAAAAGCTTTGGATTGATGGAGTCTGTTGAAGTGTTTATTGAACCGGGATGGCGTCCAGGGATGGTGACGAGTATACTATGTGATGATATGTACACTGTGTGTTTGAAGGCAACAGATAAGACTTTGGTGTTCAAACACCATGCTATAAGGCCTTCAGAGGAGACAATAGCCAAACTGGTCTTG CAAAACACTAGTGAAGTTAATGCTGCTATCAATCCTCAAATGTCCTTGAGTTTGGGTGAAAATGGAGAGAAAGAG GTGCCTGAGGAACACAACAGGGAAGATGACAGCCGTAAGAAGAAAAGAGTAGAAGTAGAGCACACTTCAGACCTCGGTGAAGAAGGTACCATTCGAAAGAGGCAAAGAGAACATAACCTTAGCTCTATTCCTGTTGTTGAAGAGCCTCAAGCAAAGGACACAACCATGGTTTTGCCTTTTGCTAAGAAGTCACCGTTTTGGAAGATACTTGAAACATCAGAAGGCTTTCAGAGAGCACCACAGAGTCCTCACTTCAGTCCACTGGTTGGGGAAAGTAAAGAACAGTTCCGTGAAGGGCAGGCCATTGGTATGATGGTGACTCACTTCAGTTTACTGGAGAGCTTTAAAGATCTGGAGCCTTACGTTTCCGTGAGCGAACTAAACAGCCTCAAAGTGTCCTTCGCCGAGCTAACGAAGCATGGTTTCGAAGTTTCAGCGCCTTTGGCAAGGATCAACAAGCTTCTGGCCCTCAAGGATAGACAGCTAAAGACAATGGAGGAGCGAAACGGTTTGGACAGAGAGATAATGGCTCTGAAAGAAGGTGTTGGTGAGATGGAACACAAGATTCTTGAGCTGGAGAGGCAACAAGTGGCGTAG
- the BNAA01G33820D gene encoding DUF724 domain-containing protein 2 isoform X2: MKRGYEIEVSSDEEGFKGSWFRAILEDPLPKSENKKLNVSLLANDGSSSTTLKTTYRRFLRPIPPESLFTAAVEFEEGCVVEASLRGGWWTGVVFKKINDEEVWVYFDSPPDLLQFKTGQLRQHFDWVKQKWVRPQNKVFVSKKSRFRCGTMVEMKVDDNVDVWVPSVIVKEMVNRKSFVVKPLKYISWNDEGEEPKPNRTVGLNSIRLTPPTVSVKSFGLMESVEVFIEPGWRPGMVTSILCDDMYTVCLKATDKTLVFKHHAIRPSEETIAKLVLQNTSEVNAAINPQMSLSLGENGEKEVPEEHNREDDSRKKKRVEVEHTSDLGEEGTIRKRQREHNLSSIPVVEEPQAKDTTMVLPFAKKSPFWKILETSEGFQRAPQSPHFSPLVGESKEQFREGQAIGMMVTHFSLLESFKDLEPYVSVSELNSLKVSFAELTKHGFEVSAPLARINKLLALKDRQLKTMEERNGLDREIMALKEGVGEMEHKILELERQQVA; the protein is encoded by the exons ATGAAGAGAGGCTATGAGATTGAAGTCTCCTCCGACGAAGAAGGCTTCAAAGGGTCGTGGTTCAGAGCAATTCTCGAAGACCCTCTGCCTAAATCCGAAAACAAAAAGCTGAATGTCTCTTTGCTAGCCAACGATGGCTCCTCCTCCACTACTCTGAAAACCACTTACCGGAGATTCCTCCGGCCGATTCCGCCGGAAAGTCTGTTCACGGCGGCGGTGGAGTTTGAAGAAGGGTGTGTAGTGGAGGCGTCTCTGAGAGGTGGGTGGTGGACTGGTGTGGTTTTCAAGAAGATAAACGATGAGGAAGTTTGGGTTTACTTCGATTCTCCACCGGATCTGCTCCAGTTCAAGACAGGACAGCTCAGACAACACTTTGACTGGGTCAAACAAAAATGGGTCAGACCACAAAACAAG GTTTTTGTGAGTAAGAAGTCAAGATTTAGATGTGGGACCATGGTGGAAATGAAAGTTGATGATAATGTTGATGTGTGGGTACCATCGGTGATTGTTAAGGAGATGGTAAACAGAAAGAGTTTCGTTGTGAAGCCTTTGAAATACATTAGCTGGAATGATGAAGGTGAAGAGCCAAAACCAAACAGAACCGTTGGTTTAAACAGCATCAGGCTCACACCGCCGACTGTTTCTGTTAAAAGCTTTGGATTGATGGAGTCTGTTGAAGTGTTTATTGAACCGGGATGGCGTCCAGGGATGGTGACGAGTATACTATGTGATGATATGTACACTGTGTGTTTGAAGGCAACAGATAAGACTTTGGTGTTCAAACACCATGCTATAAGGCCTTCAGAGGAGACAATAGCCAAACTGGTCTTG CAAAACACTAGTGAAGTTAATGCTGCTATCAATCCTCAAATGTCCTTGAGTTTGGGTGAAAATGGAGAGAAAGAG GTGCCTGAGGAACACAACAGGGAAGATGACAGCCGTAAGAAGAAAAGAGTAGAAGTAGAGCACACTTCAGACCTCGGTGAAGAAGGTACCATTCGAAAGAGGCAAAGAGAACATAACCTTAGCTCTATTCCTGTTGTTGAAGAGCCTCAAGCAAAGGACACAACCATGGTTTTGCCTTTTGCTAAGAAGTCACCGTTTTGGAAGATACTTGAAACATCAGAAGGCTTTCAGAGAGCACCACAGAGTCCTCACTTCAGTCCACTGGTTGGGGAAAGTAAAGAACAGTTCCGTGAAGGGCAGGCCATTGGTATGATGGTGACTCACTTCAGTTTACTGGAGAGCTTTAAAGATCTGGAGCCTTACGTTTCCGTGAGCGAACTAAACAGCCTCAAAGTGTCCTTCGCCGAGCTAACGAAGCATGGTTTCGAAGTTTCAGCGCCTTTGGCAAGGATCAACAAGCTTCTGGCCCTCAAGGATAGACAGCTAAAGACAATGGAGGAGCGAAACGGTTTGGACAGAGAGATAATGGCTCTGAAAGAAGGTGTTGGTGAGATGGAACACAAGATTCTTGAGCTGGAGAGGCAACAAGTGGCGTAG
- the BNAA01G33820D gene encoding protein SINE2 isoform X3 — protein sequence MGRNIGSAFRQELANLDKDPDTYKTAMSNLRTIVKDLDAKAIHVFLTQLSETKEIGFDSGGGYTVSLFEDLARAHGVKISPHVETIMPVIVRTLSSCGGALSVQQACSKAVAAMARYGIDPAMAEDKKRNVIHSLCKPLSDSLLDSQHEQHLALGSALCLKSLVDCDSWRFASSEMVNTLCQSLAVALEAVSSEAESHMALVIALAKRNAFIVEAYARLFVKSGLRILELGVVEGDAQKRVLAVQMLNFLMKYLNPKSISSEVELVLQEMEKHVDDEVYFVRVAVHETLGTAERLIREADGENCKIQFSGGEDDNIESVCFHQRNRSSEFDESVCSVSNHSKRSRRNRKKRRSERSRHGFRQDSFTVLLENREQLRQYSESSSSSSIHDRSGTTTPTEDIFEKPKSYSEAKVKTEETVTESRRDRSKKTVLRWGLSFFSVVVAGLASFMWVHLRDDMMMLPPHLVPT from the coding sequence ATGGGGAGAAACATCGGTTCAGCGTTTAGACAAGAGTTGGCTAACCTTGACAAAGATCCAGATACTTACAAGACTGCGATGAGCAACTTGAGAACCATTGTGAAAGATTTGGACGCAAAAGCTATACATGTGTTTCTCACTCAACTTTCTGAAACAAAAGAGATTGGTTTTGACTCTGGCGGTGGCTACACGGTCTCTCTCTTTGAAGACCTTGCACGTGCTCACGGAGTCAAAATCTCTCCCCATGTGGAAACAATCATGCCGGTTATCGTACGGACGTTGAGCTCTTGTGGAGGGGCGTTAAGTGTTCAACAGGCTTGCTCGAAGGCGGTTGCTGCTATGGCTAGATACGGAATCGACCCCGCAATGGCAGAAGATAAGAAAAGGAATGTGATCCATTCTCTTTGTAAACCTCTCTCTGACTCTCTTTTAGACTCTCAGCATGAACAGCATCTTGCTTTGGGGTCTGCTCTCTGCTTGAAGTCGCTTGTGGACTGCGACAGCTGGCGTTTTGCTTCTAGTGAAATGGTTAATACCCTTTGCCAAAGCTTAGCTGTTGCTCTTGAAGCCGTTTCAAGCGAAGCTGAGTCTCATATGGCGCTTGTGATAGCTCTTGCGAAGCGCAATGCTTTTATAGTAGAGGCGTACGCGAGGCTTTTTGTGAAGTCGGGGCTGAGGATTTTGGAGTTGGGTGTGGTTGAGGGGGATGCTCAGAAACGGGTTTTGGCTGTGCAGATGCTTAACTTCCTGATGAAGTATCTGAACCCCAAGAGTATATCTTCTGAGGTGGAGCTTGTGTTGCAGGAGATGGAGAAACATGTGGATGATGAGGTGTATTTTGTGAGAGTGGCTGTTCATGAGACCTTGGGTACAGCAGAGAGATTGATAAGAGAGGCTGATGGAGAGAACTGCAAGATTCAGTTCTCTGGTGGAGAAGATGATAACATTGAGTCGGTTTGTTTCCATCAGAGGAACAGAAGCTCTGAGTTTGACGAATCTGTTTGCTCTGTGAGCAATCACTCGAAAAGGTCGAGGCGAAACAGGAAGAAGAGACGGTCAGAACGTAGCAGGCACGGTTTCAGACAAGATTCTTTCACTGTACTGCTAGAGAACAGAGAGCAGCTAAGGCAGTACAGTGAaagctcatcatcatcatcgataCATGACAGGTCTGGTACTACTACTCCAACCGAAGACATCTTTGAGAAACCAAAGTCATATTCTGAGGCCAAAGTTAAGACAGAAGAGACTGTAACAGAGTCAAGACGGGACAGGAGCAAGAAGACTGTGTTGAGATGGGGATTGAGTTTCTTCTCTGTTGTAGTTGCAGGGCTTGCTTCCTTCATGTGGGTGCATCTGCGAGATGATATGATGATGCTGCCTCCTCATCTTGTTCCTACTTGA